In Halalkalibaculum roseum, a single window of DNA contains:
- a CDS encoding DUF2975 domain-containing protein, whose translation MSKSNSNKWSTSGILIYLVQFARVITLFWLLMYPVVLLLQILDLTAISIFKLDMTVHLQGLNSYYEFYEQQYPLMHNQVVTLEFTPLGYPMENKWLYYLAYIMQIGLYAAIFYGLTLIKNILSSLKQNNPWDEENSSRLRIISYLLLIAFPYMYSIDWLAYLIAQELSLPTKIHLVPPFFPEWSLLIAGFIVLLVAHLFKQGTRIYEEQKLTI comes from the coding sequence ATGAGTAAATCGAATAGTAATAAGTGGAGCACATCTGGAATTTTAATCTACCTTGTTCAATTTGCAAGGGTTATTACTCTTTTTTGGTTACTTATGTATCCTGTTGTTTTATTGCTTCAAATTCTTGACCTGACAGCTATTTCAATTTTCAAGTTAGATATGACTGTTCACCTTCAGGGCCTGAATAGTTATTATGAATTTTATGAACAACAATATCCTCTGATGCACAACCAAGTAGTCACGCTGGAATTTACCCCGCTTGGTTACCCAATGGAAAACAAATGGTTGTATTATCTAGCTTATATAATGCAGATTGGTTTATATGCAGCAATATTTTATGGTCTCACGCTTATTAAAAATATCTTGAGTAGTTTAAAACAAAATAATCCCTGGGATGAAGAAAATAGTTCTCGGTTAAGGATAATCAGTTATCTGTTACTAATTGCTTTTCCCTATATGTATTCAATAGACTGGTTAGCCTACTTGATTGCCCAGGAACTGAGCTTACCTACAAAAATTCATTTAGTACCACCTTTTTTCCCTGAATGGAGTTTGCTAATCGCCGGGTTTATAGTTCTACTGGTAGCCCATCTTTTTAAACAAGGAACTAGAATCTACGAAGAACAAAAACTTACTATCTAG
- a CDS encoding AMP nucleosidase, which translates to MDKRFEFHKDDIDSQAALENNIEQACDLMESIYNEGEYPKVLVKRSWSKHNPIITGEIAKPTAYRWYLLRELRKLAEKGAEIKILPSRERLAMNDPQLLDNTDEDDWDITQKKLFLFSPERIDISLNRLEHYTGTKPEDFQRYILFTNYDMHVEVFKERYPDCVQPAREGVQMPAFHHKLSENKGVTLINIGVGPSNAKTITDHVAVLRPDAMVMVGHCGGLRNHQEIGDFVLATGFMRDDGVLDNILPLNIPITPNYLLNVYLKETLDKYRRSHRMGTIYTTGNRNWEFIKRRTVEKIHMSRSVAIDMESATVATNGYRYRIPNATLLCVSDKPLHGKPKLSDEAQDFYEDSKQMHLEIVIEALDMCKDNYPEGLPNASIRAMNEPLMGGPDEE; encoded by the coding sequence ATGGATAAGCGATTTGAATTTCATAAAGATGATATTGATTCCCAAGCCGCATTGGAAAATAATATTGAGCAGGCTTGTGACCTTATGGAGTCTATTTACAACGAAGGGGAGTATCCCAAGGTATTGGTCAAGCGCTCATGGTCGAAGCACAATCCCATCATCACCGGAGAAATAGCAAAGCCCACCGCCTACCGCTGGTACCTGCTCCGTGAGCTTAGAAAACTGGCTGAGAAAGGAGCTGAGATTAAAATCCTCCCCTCCCGCGAGCGATTGGCGATGAATGACCCTCAGCTGCTGGACAATACCGATGAGGACGACTGGGATATCACCCAGAAGAAGCTTTTTCTGTTTAGTCCGGAGCGCATTGACATATCACTGAATCGCCTGGAACACTATACCGGAACCAAGCCCGAGGATTTCCAGCGGTACATCCTGTTTACCAACTACGATATGCACGTTGAGGTATTCAAGGAGCGCTATCCCGACTGCGTACAGCCGGCCAGGGAAGGCGTGCAGATGCCGGCTTTTCATCACAAGCTGTCGGAAAATAAGGGCGTCACACTTATCAATATTGGCGTCGGACCTTCAAATGCAAAGACCATAACCGATCATGTGGCCGTTCTCAGGCCCGATGCTATGGTGATGGTTGGTCATTGCGGCGGTCTGCGTAACCACCAGGAGATCGGTGATTTTGTGCTTGCTACCGGATTTATGCGCGACGACGGGGTACTCGACAATATCCTGCCGCTGAATATTCCTATCACACCCAACTATCTCTTGAATGTGTATCTGAAGGAGACCCTTGACAAGTACAGGAGAAGTCACCGAATGGGTACCATCTACACTACCGGCAACCGTAACTGGGAGTTTATCAAACGAAGAACTGTTGAGAAGATCCATATGAGCCGGAGTGTGGCTATAGATATGGAGTCGGCGACCGTGGCTACCAACGGGTACCGCTACCGTATCCCCAATGCCACCCTGCTCTGTGTGAGCGATAAGCCTTTACACGGAAAGCCCAAACTGAGTGACGAGGCACAGGACTTCTATGAGGACTCAAAGCAAATGCACCTCGAAATCGTCATTGAAGCACTGGATATGTGCAAGGATAACTATCCCGAAGGCCTGCCCAATGCCAGTATCCGTGCGATGAACGAACCGTTGATGGGCGGCCCAGACGAAGAATAG
- a CDS encoding peroxiredoxin, whose amino-acid sequence MQIIGQKKRAMIETGKKIDTDFELDVVKNGEEKTVNFSELLDRPTIVSVYKRNNTSGCDKQNKSLSEHADWFDKKGYNLVAVSKDTCGSHKNYAEKLDINYVLASDRDYKFAKATDSIVEKKMYGNTYEAPSRSAYVIDTDGTVLGIIEKVNTKDHAHELKELIENL is encoded by the coding sequence ATGCAGATAATAGGTCAGAAAAAAAGAGCCATGATTGAAACAGGAAAAAAAATTGATACGGATTTTGAGTTGGACGTCGTTAAAAACGGTGAAGAAAAAACTGTGAACTTCAGCGAGTTGCTGGATCGGCCGACTATCGTGTCGGTGTACAAGCGCAACAACACCTCCGGCTGTGACAAACAGAACAAAAGCTTGTCAGAACATGCCGATTGGTTTGATAAAAAAGGATATAACCTTGTGGCAGTAAGCAAGGATACCTGTGGATCCCATAAGAATTATGCCGAGAAGCTGGATATCAACTATGTGCTGGCTTCCGATCGGGATTATAAGTTTGCCAAAGCGACCGATTCCATTGTTGAGAAGAAGATGTACGGCAACACCTATGAAGCCCCTTCACGGTCGGCTTATGTAATTGATACCGACGGAACGGTTTTAGGCATTATTGAAAAAGTTAATACCAAAGATCACGCTCATGAGTTAAAAGAGCTGATCGAGAATTTGTAA
- a CDS encoding NUDIX hydrolase, which produces MSESNFNYRIEPWSIVTENKEYKTPIFNLLKRSMKLQAVDETDRGDFYVLDAPEWINIIAITEDDEIILVEQYRYGIEEPTLEIPGGMVDEGEEPLQGAKREMLEETGYRSDTWSSLGKVSSNPAIMTNFTHMYLAKNCIFEGAENPDTHERINVHTMPVDDFLELVKNGTVHHAIVLAAVARYLLIEHG; this is translated from the coding sequence ATGAGTGAATCTAATTTCAATTATCGCATCGAGCCTTGGTCGATTGTCACAGAAAATAAGGAATATAAAACACCAATTTTTAATCTTTTAAAAAGAAGCATGAAGTTGCAGGCAGTGGATGAGACCGACCGCGGCGACTTCTATGTGCTGGATGCGCCTGAGTGGATCAATATCATTGCCATTACCGAAGATGATGAGATCATCTTGGTGGAACAGTATCGCTACGGCATTGAAGAACCGACCCTTGAAATTCCCGGAGGAATGGTGGATGAGGGGGAGGAGCCGCTGCAGGGAGCGAAGCGTGAGATGCTGGAGGAGACGGGGTATCGCTCGGATACATGGAGCAGCCTTGGGAAAGTGAGTTCTAACCCGGCCATTATGACTAATTTTACGCATATGTATCTGGCGAAGAACTGTATTTTTGAAGGAGCGGAAAATCCCGATACGCACGAACGAATCAACGTTCACACTATGCCCGTGGATGATTTTCTGGAACTGGTGAAAAACGGTACGGTGCACCACGCCATCGTCCTCGCCGCCGTTGCCCGTTACCTCCTTATAGAACACGGATAA
- the topA gene encoding type I DNA topoisomerase: MKSLVIVESPTKTKTLKKYLPKDYVIDSSMGHIRDLPASAKEIPSKYKKEDWSNLGVNVDKGFEPLYVIPASKKKVVKNLKKLLKQSDELILATDEDREGEAISWHLTELLKPDVPVKRMVFREITKEAIEQALENFRDIDMNLVNAQEARRIIDRLAGYTVSPLLWKKIAPKLSAGRVQSVAVRFLVDRERERMKFRSARYWDLKAKLHKQDDEYIFEADLTHLDGKRLASGKDFDENTGKLKKPKSVVLLDDKKASQLRDDLDQAEWKVSNVEKNRQKRNPSPAFITSTLQQEANRKLGFSAKQTMGVAQKLYENGYITYMRTDSARLSGQAINAARTAVEKEYGKEYLFDRVRNYGGGSKGAQEAHEAIRPAGSSFRKPEDAGLSGAQFRLYDMIWKRTIATQMAQAELEFTNVTIEAKANGKTAEFRTSGKEIIFPGFFRAYVEGSDDPEAALENQENYLPGMSEGEEVIEDGVEPISHETKPPARFTEASLVKELEKQGIGRPSTYATIISTIQDRGYVEADGKTLIPTFTAFAVTELLEKNLEDLVDSDFTSDMENKLDKIAQGELDIETYLSSYFNGEEGLKAKVEKQEEKIDPQEAKHLHLPLQDLDDIQVFVGRFGPYIKKQVNGEELTTSIPVSWKPSDLTAEKLEELIKTEEEGPKSIGDHPESGEPIFVLNGRYGPYVQVGEVTEDNKKPKRASLLKGMSPEDVDLELALKLLELPRSLGNHPDTGKEIKAGVGRYGPFVVHDGTFASLKRSDNVLDIELDRAVELLSEKKKKSNRKSAAIKELGEHPEDGKKVRVMDGRYGPYIKHGKKNYSLSDDVDPEAVTMEDAIKLITEKAK; the protein is encoded by the coding sequence ATGAAATCACTTGTAATTGTAGAGTCACCCACAAAAACGAAAACCCTTAAAAAGTATCTTCCCAAAGATTATGTCATAGATTCTTCTATGGGACATATTAGGGATTTACCGGCCTCAGCCAAGGAGATTCCTTCGAAGTATAAGAAGGAAGACTGGTCGAATCTCGGCGTTAACGTGGATAAGGGTTTCGAACCGCTCTACGTGATTCCTGCAAGCAAGAAGAAAGTAGTCAAAAATCTTAAAAAGCTGCTGAAGCAGTCGGATGAACTCATACTGGCGACTGATGAAGACCGCGAAGGGGAAGCCATATCCTGGCACCTGACTGAATTGCTGAAACCGGATGTTCCGGTGAAGCGCATGGTCTTTCGTGAGATCACCAAGGAAGCCATCGAGCAGGCTCTTGAGAATTTCAGAGACATTGACATGAACCTGGTCAATGCCCAGGAAGCACGCCGTATTATCGATAGGCTGGCCGGGTACACGGTATCGCCCCTACTCTGGAAGAAGATTGCTCCCAAGCTTTCTGCCGGACGGGTGCAGTCAGTGGCAGTTCGTTTTCTCGTAGACCGCGAGCGAGAGCGCATGAAGTTTCGGTCGGCGCGGTATTGGGACTTGAAAGCCAAGCTTCACAAGCAGGATGATGAGTACATCTTCGAAGCAGATCTGACCCACCTGGATGGCAAGCGTCTGGCTTCCGGCAAAGACTTTGATGAAAATACCGGTAAGTTGAAGAAGCCGAAATCAGTAGTACTGCTGGATGATAAGAAGGCCTCACAGCTTCGTGATGATCTGGACCAAGCTGAGTGGAAAGTTTCGAATGTTGAGAAAAACAGGCAGAAACGAAATCCGTCTCCTGCCTTCATAACTTCTACTCTTCAGCAGGAAGCCAACCGCAAGCTGGGTTTCTCGGCGAAGCAGACCATGGGCGTGGCTCAGAAACTATATGAGAACGGGTATATTACCTACATGCGTACCGACTCGGCGCGACTGTCGGGACAGGCTATCAACGCTGCTCGCACGGCCGTTGAAAAGGAATACGGGAAGGAATATTTATTTGACCGGGTGCGTAATTATGGAGGGGGATCCAAAGGTGCCCAGGAAGCACACGAAGCGATTCGTCCGGCCGGAAGTTCTTTCCGGAAACCGGAGGACGCCGGCTTAAGCGGTGCTCAGTTCCGACTTTATGATATGATCTGGAAGCGAACCATAGCTACACAGATGGCGCAAGCCGAGCTTGAATTTACTAACGTCACCATCGAAGCTAAAGCCAACGGAAAAACTGCAGAATTCAGAACCAGCGGCAAAGAGATTATTTTTCCCGGTTTTTTCCGCGCCTATGTGGAAGGAAGTGACGATCCGGAAGCAGCTCTCGAAAACCAGGAGAACTACTTGCCAGGTATGTCAGAAGGTGAAGAGGTCATTGAGGATGGTGTGGAGCCGATATCCCACGAAACCAAGCCACCGGCCCGGTTTACTGAGGCCAGTCTGGTTAAGGAACTGGAAAAACAGGGTATCGGACGTCCGAGTACTTACGCCACGATTATTAGCACTATCCAGGATCGCGGATACGTAGAAGCGGATGGTAAAACATTGATTCCTACCTTCACTGCATTTGCAGTGACTGAACTCTTGGAAAAGAACCTGGAGGATCTGGTTGACAGTGACTTCACCTCCGATATGGAAAACAAGCTGGATAAAATAGCGCAAGGTGAACTCGATATTGAGACCTATCTCAGTTCCTATTTCAATGGCGAGGAAGGTCTCAAAGCCAAAGTGGAAAAACAGGAAGAGAAGATCGATCCCCAGGAGGCCAAACATTTGCACCTTCCTTTGCAGGATCTGGATGATATCCAGGTATTTGTCGGTCGATTCGGACCCTACATCAAAAAGCAGGTGAACGGTGAAGAACTTACGACATCCATACCGGTTAGCTGGAAACCAAGTGACCTTACGGCCGAGAAGCTGGAAGAACTTATCAAAACGGAAGAAGAGGGTCCCAAGTCGATCGGCGATCATCCCGAAAGCGGAGAGCCTATCTTTGTATTGAATGGCCGGTACGGCCCCTATGTGCAGGTCGGCGAAGTCACTGAGGATAACAAGAAGCCCAAGCGCGCTTCCCTGTTGAAAGGAATGTCGCCGGAAGATGTGGATCTGGAATTGGCATTGAAATTACTCGAACTCCCAAGAAGCCTTGGCAATCATCCGGACACCGGTAAGGAGATTAAAGCCGGGGTAGGGCGATATGGCCCGTTTGTAGTGCATGACGGTACCTTCGCCTCACTGAAACGCAGTGATAACGTATTGGATATTGAACTGGACCGGGCTGTTGAACTGCTTTCTGAGAAAAAGAAAAAATCGAACCGGAAGAGTGCAGCCATTAAGGAACTAGGAGAGCATCCCGAAGACGGCAAGAAAGTTCGCGTGATGGATGGCAGATATGGACCTTATATCAAGCACGGTAAAAAGAATTACAGTTTATCTGATGATGTGGATCCGGAAGCGGTGACGATGGAAGACGCCATCAAGCTGATCACAGAAAAAGCGAAGTAG
- a CDS encoding helix-turn-helix domain-containing protein: MAIKINLDLMLVKRDMSLTELSEEVGVTISNLSILKTGKAKAIRFSTLEAICKALDCQPGDILEYEID, encoded by the coding sequence ATGGCCATCAAAATAAATCTGGATCTGATGCTGGTGAAGCGCGATATGTCGCTGACGGAATTGTCGGAGGAGGTTGGAGTAACAATTTCAAACTTGTCCATACTTAAAACCGGAAAGGCCAAGGCCATTCGATTTTCTACGCTGGAAGCAATCTGCAAAGCCCTCGACTGCCAACCCGGAGATATACTTGAGTATGAAATAGATTAA